A window of the Henckelia pumila isolate YLH828 chromosome 3, ASM3356847v2, whole genome shotgun sequence genome harbors these coding sequences:
- the LOC140893546 gene encoding receptor protein kinase TMK1 produces MKRLSWLKIQRFSSLMFLGLLLFSAFLCTDSQTISDEASAMLAFKKSLNPPDTVGWSDPNYCKWKHVVCSQNRVTRIQIGHQNLQGTLSPELSSLTQLERLEVQWNNISGPLPSLKGLSSLQVLILSNNQFSFMPTDFFSGMSALQSVEIDDNPFLAWEIPESLRNASTLQNFSANSANITGTIPDFLGPDAFPGLTNLHLALNNLEGELPVGFSGSQIESLWVNGQKLGGKIDIIQNMTFLKELWLHSNVFSGPLPDFSGLKNLETLSLRDNLFTGSVPISLVNLESLKVVNLTNNLLQGPTPNFNGSVSVDMTNDTNSFCLPKPGNCDPRVDLLLSIVKSMGYPRKFSENWKGNDPCADWLGITCKNGNITVINFENMGLTGTISPDYAELKSLQRLVLAKNNLTGGIPDQLATLPGLVEFDVSNNELSGKIPGFRSTMIVKTGGNPDMGKDERDLNLNGSTSPGSAGSSNSGSDNGGNSEKGRERSRNWIGVVVFSVIGGVFVVCLVGLATFCLYKNKQKRFSRVQSPNAMVIHPCHSGLDNDSVKITVAGSSVGDSVSEIHTVSASETSDVQMVEAGNMVISIQVIKNVTNNFSSDNILGQGGFGTVYKGELHDGTKIAVKRMECGVITGKGSAEFKSEISVLSKVRHRHLVALLGYCLDGNEKLLVYEYMPQGTLSQHLFNWVCEGLQPLDWTRRLIIALDVARGVEYLHGLAHQSFIHRDLKPSNILLGDDMRAKVADFGLVRLAPEGKASIETRVAGTFGYLAPEYAVTGRVTTKVDVYSFGVILMELISGRKALDESQPEESMHLVTWFRRMQLNKDMFRKAIDPTIDLTEETLASITTVAELAGHCCAREPYQRPDMGHAVNVLSSLVELWKPSDQSSDDIYGIDLDMSLPQALKKWQAFEGRSHMDSSSSSYLPSLDNTQTSIPTRPYGFAESFTSADGR; encoded by the exons ATGAAGCGTCTTTCTTGGCTAAAGATTCAACGCTTTTCCTCGCTTATGTTTCTTGGGTTGCTTCTGTTTTCAGCATTTCTATGTACCGACTCTCAGACCATTTCAGATGAAGCCTCCGCAATGTTGGCGTTCAAGAAGAGCCTCAACCCGCCAGATACTGTCGGGTGGTCCGATCCGAATTACTGCAAGTGGAAACACGTCGTGTGCTCTCAGAACCGGGTCACCCGGATTCAAATCGGGCACCAGAATCTCCAAGGTACGCTCTCTCCGGAGCTTTCTTCTCTGACTCAGCTCGAGCGTTTGGAGGTCCAGTGGAATAACATTTCTGGTCCTTTACCAAGCTTGAAGGGTTTGAGTTCACTGCAAGTCTTGATACTTAGTAACAATCAGTTCAGTTTCATGCCTACTGATTTTTTCTCTGGCATGTCTGCTTTGCAATCTGTTGAGATTGATGACAATCCTTTTCTTGCCTGGGAAATCCCAGAAAGTCTTAGAAATGCCTCAACTCTTCAGAATTTCTCGGCTAATTCAGCTAATATCACTGGCACCATTCCAGATTTTCTTGGCCCGGATGCGTTTCCGGGCTTGACAAACTTACATTTGGCTCTCAATAATTTGGAGGGTGAACTGCCAGTGGGTTTTAGTGGGTCCCAGATCGAGTCTTTGTGGGTAAATGGGCAGAAACTCGGTGGAAAAATCGATATTATACAGAACATGACATTCTTGAAGGAGCTTTGGTTGCATTCAAATGTATTTTCAGGCCCCCTGCCCGATTTTTCCGGGTTGAAGAATCTGGAAACATTGAGCTTGAGGGACAATTTGTTCACGGGGTCAGTTCCAATATCTTTGGTGAATCTTGAGTCCTTAAAAGTTGTTAATTTGACGAATAACTTGCTGCAAGGGCCAACACCAAACTTTAACGGCTCTGTTTCTGTTGATATGACTAATGATACTAATAGTTTTTGCTTACCAAAGCCCGGCAATTGTGATCCTAGAGTTGATTTGTTGCTTTCCATAGTAAAATCAATGGGTTACCCAAGAAAGTTTTCTGAGAATTGGAAAGGGAATGATCCATGCGCTGATTGGTTGGGTATCACTTGTAAAAATGGGAACATCAcggtcataaattttgagaatATGGGGCTTACAGGTACCATTTCTCCAGATTATGCTGAGCTTAAATCGCTGCAGAGATTGGTTCTTGCAAAAAACAATCTTACTGGTGGTATCCCTGATCAGCTTGCCACTCTACCTGGGCTTGTGGAATTCGATGTATCTAATAATGAGCTGTCAGGCAAAATACCAGGTTTCAGAAGTACCATGATTGTAAAAACTGGTGGGAATCCAGATATGGGGAAGGATGAGAGAGATTTGAATTTAAATGGCTCAACTTCTCCTGGTTCAGCTGGCTCATCAAATTCTGGATCAGACAATGGGGGTAATTCGGAAAAGGGTCGTGAGAGATCTCGAAATTGGATTGGAGTGGTTGTGTTTTCAGTGATTGGGGGAGTTTTTGTTGTTTGTTTGGTTGGGTTGGCCACTTTCTGTCTGTACAAAAACAAACAGAAGCGATTCAGCAGAGTGCAAAGTCCAAATGCTATGGTAATACATCCTTGCCATTCAGGATTGGATAACGACAGTGTGAAGATCACGGTTGCTGGATCAAGTGTCGGTGACAGTGTTAGTGAAATTCATACTGTTTCTGCCAGTGAAACAAGTGACGTTCAAATGGTTGAAGCAGGAAACATGGTAATTTCCATTCAAGTAATCAAAAATGTGACAAACAATTTCAGTTCTGATAATATATTGGGTCAAGGAGGATTCGGAACAGTCTACAAAGGAGAATTACACGATGGTACAAAGATTGCCGTGAAAAGAATGGAGTGTGGAGTGATCACGGGAAAAGGGTCTGCTGAGTTTAAGTCCGAAATTTCTGTTTTGTCCAAGGTTCGACACCGGCATCTTGTTGCCCTTCTTGGATACTGTCTTGATGGAAATGAAAAGCTTCTTGTTTATGAATACATGCCACAAGGCACGCTAAGTCAGCATCTCTTCAACTGGGTTTGTGAAGGGTTGCAACCCTTGGACTGGACAAGGAGATTGATTATTGCCTTGGATGTTGCTAGAGGTGTCGAATACCTCCATGGATTAGCCCATCAAAGCTTCATACACAGGGATCTGAAGCCCTCCAACATATTACTCGGGGATGATATGAGAGCTAAAGTTGCAGACTTTGGGCTTGTGCGACTTGCTCCGGAAGGGAAGGCTTCCATTGAGACAAGAGTAGCTGGAACTTTTGGATACCTGGCACCAGAATATGCAG TGACGGGTAGGGTGACAACCAAAGTGGATGTATATAGTTTTGGTGTGATCTTAATGGAACTTATCTCGGGAAGGAAGGCACTAGACGAAAGCCAACCTGAAGAGAGCATGCACCTCGTAACATGGTTCCGAAGAATGCAACTCAACAAGGATATGTTTCGTAAAGCCATCGACCCCACAATCGACCTCACAGAGGAAACTCTAGCAAGCATCACCACTGTCGCCGAGCTAGCCGGCCACTGCTGCGCAAGAGAGCCGTACCAGAGACCCGACATGGGCCATGCTGTAAATGTTCTTTCTTCTCTGGTTGAACTCTGGAAACCGTCGGATCAAAGCTCGGATGATATATATGGAATCGACCTCGACATGTCACTTCCACAAGCACTTAAGAAATGGCAGGCATTTGAGGGTAGAAGCCATATGGACTCCTCTTCTTCCTCCTATCTTCCGAGCTTGGATAACACACAGACAAGCATACCTACGAGGCCTTATGGATTTGCCGAGTCGTTCACGTCTGCGGATGGCAGGTGA